The Acidobacteriota bacterium region TTACTTACGCGATCGGCGTACGCCAACGCCGTATGAGTGACGCGTTCACGCGTTACTTACGATCGGCGTACGCCAACGCGGTCACGCCTGAAGGCGTAACTCGTACGGGGGGAGAAACTTATGAAAGCAGACCAGATATTTGCGGTCGTGAATATGATCGCGCTCGTCAGTTGGATTGTTTTGGCCGTGGCGCCGCGGTGGGTCGTGACGCGAAAGGTGCTGATCTCTGGAGCGATCCCATTGCTGTTGTCGGTCGCCTACGCGATCCTCATCGGCGCGTTTTTCGGTGCTGCCGAGGGCAATTTCGGGTCGCTCGCGGGCGTGATGAAGCTCTTCACGAACGAATGGGCGGTGCTTGCCGGTTGGATCCATTATCTCGCGTTTGACCTGTTTGTCGGCGTTTGGGAAGTAAACGATGCGCAATCGAAAGGGATCTCGCACTGGCTCGTAATTCCGTGTCTCTTTTTCACGTTCATGCTCGGGCCGATCGGATTTATGATGTATTTCGTAATGCGGATTCTCCTGCGTGAAGAGGTTCGCCGTGATCAGACGATATTTTGACGATCATCCGACGCTGGTTTTGGCGGGCGTCTTCCTGATGGTGCTGTTCGCGGTTTTGGGCGTCGCGATGATCTTCGATCAGACGCAGATCCTCGGCATCAACCGTTGGATCAAGCCGATGAAGTT contains the following coding sequences:
- a CDS encoding DUF4281 domain-containing protein: MKADQIFAVVNMIALVSWIVLAVAPRWVVTRKVLISGAIPLLLSVAYAILIGAFFGAAEGNFGSLAGVMKLFTNEWAVLAGWIHYLAFDLFVGVWEVNDAQSKGISHWLVIPCLFFTFMLGPIGFMMYFVMRILLREEVRRDQTIF